The Sebastes fasciatus isolate fSebFas1 chromosome 4, fSebFas1.pri, whole genome shotgun sequence genome window below encodes:
- the scamp2 gene encoding secretory carrier-associated membrane protein 2, translating to MSEFDNNPFADPAGDNPFNDPSVTQATNINTDPVDQYNPFPAHPTDGLATHTTPTDAPPPYQPAVLQPSTEPSPKATAAAAQANLLRQQEELERKAAELDRREQELQSRGPSGKMNNWPPLPKFFPIKPCFYQDFSEEIPPEAQRVCKMMYYLWMFNCVTLFLNLLACLAYFTADTAYGVDFGLSILWLILFAPCSFLCWYRPVYKAFKTDSSFSFFFFFFVFFCQVVIFIIQSVGIPKWGNSGWIAAFTIIAANKPVGAIMIIVAILFTICAVLSIILLKMVHGMYRRTGASFQKAQQEFSQGVFTNKTFQTAAAGAASSAAQGAFQRP from the exons ATGTCGGAATTTGATAACAACCCGTTCGCAGACCCTGCCGGCGACAACCCTTTcaat GATCCGTCGGTCACACAAGCGACCAACATCAACACAGATCCAGTTGACCAGTACAACCCATTCCCTGCTCATCCCACA GATGGCCTAGCTACTCATACCACTCCAACCGACGCCCCCCCTCCCTACCAGCCTGCAGTGTTACAGCCGTCTACAGAGCCCAGTCCGAAG GcgactgctgctgcagctcaggcCAATCTGCTGAggcagcaggaggagctggagagaaaAGCTGCCGAGCTGGACCGCAGAGAGCAGGAGCTACAGAGCCGAGGCCCGTCAG GTAAAATGAACAACTGGCCTCCACTGCCCAAGTTCTTCCCCATCAAACCATGTTTCTATCAGGACTTCTCAGAGGAAATCCCCCCCGAGGCCCAGAGAGTCTGCAAGATGATGTACTATCTCTGGATGT TCAACTGCGTGACTCTGTTCCTCAACCTGCTGGCTTGTTTGGCTTACTTCACCGCCGATACAGCCTACGGTGTTGACTTTGGCCTCTCCATTCTCTGGCTCATCCTCTTCGCTCCCTGCTCCTTCCTCTGCTGGTACCGGCCCGTCTACAAGGCCTTCAA gaCTGACAGCTccttcagcttcttcttcttcttctttgtgtttttctgccaAGTGGTGATCTTCATCATCCAGTCTGTCGGCATCCCCAAGTGGGGCAACAG TGGTTGGATCGCTGCCTTCACCATCATCGCTGCAAACAAGCCGGTGGGAGCCATCATGATCATAGTGGCCATCCTCTTCACCATCTGTGCCGTGCTGTCAATCATCCTGCTCAAGATG GTCCATGGCATGTACCGCCGGACCGGGGCCAGTTTCCAGAAGGCTCAGCAGGAATTCTCGCAGGGCGTCTTCACCAATAAAACCTTCCAgacagctgctgctggtgcaGCATCCTCCGCTGCACAGGGAGCTTTCCAGAGACCCTAA